The proteins below come from a single Serratia ficaria genomic window:
- a CDS encoding DeoR/GlpR family DNA-binding transcription regulator produces the protein MNSRQQTILQLVNDRRRISVNELARASGVSEVTIRQDLNLLEKRSYLKRVHGSAVALESDDVDARMMSNFTLKQHLAQYAASQVNDGETVFIESGSANALLARYIAERKRITLITVSHYIANLLKETDCEVIVLGGMYQKKSETVVGPLTRLCIQQVHFNKAFIGIDGYHAETGFTGRDMMRADVVGAVLAKGVENIVLTDSSKFGQIQANPLAQPGQISRVITDSRLPLEYQHQLKRQGVQLDMVKE, from the coding sequence ATGAATTCAAGACAACAGACCATTTTGCAGCTGGTTAACGATCGCCGGCGGATCAGCGTCAACGAACTGGCGCGCGCCTCCGGCGTTTCCGAGGTGACCATTCGTCAGGATCTCAACCTGCTCGAGAAACGCAGCTATTTGAAGCGGGTGCACGGTTCCGCCGTGGCGCTGGAAAGCGACGACGTCGACGCCCGCATGATGTCCAACTTCACCCTCAAGCAGCATCTGGCGCAGTACGCCGCTTCGCAGGTCAACGACGGCGAAACCGTGTTTATCGAAAGCGGCAGCGCCAACGCCCTGCTGGCCCGTTATATCGCCGAACGCAAACGCATCACGCTGATCACCGTCAGCCATTACATCGCCAACCTGCTGAAGGAAACCGACTGCGAGGTGATAGTGCTGGGCGGCATGTATCAGAAAAAAAGCGAGACCGTGGTCGGCCCGTTAACGCGGCTGTGCATTCAGCAGGTGCATTTCAACAAGGCGTTTATCGGCATTGACGGCTACCACGCCGAAACCGGCTTTACCGGCCGCGATATGATGCGCGCCGACGTGGTCGGCGCGGTGCTGGCGAAGGGCGTGGAAAATATCGTATTGACCGACTCCAGCAAGTTTGGCCAGATCCAGGCCAACCCGCTGGCGCAGCCGGGGCAGATCAGCCGGGTGATCACCGATTCCCGCCTGCCGCTGGAGTATCAGCACCAGCTGAAACGCCAGGGCGTGCAGCTGGATATGGTGAAAGAGTAG
- the pyrF gene encoding orotidine-5'-phosphate decarboxylase yields the protein MKSENNINNNDLKSSPIVVALDYADRDAALAFADRIDPQDCRLKVGKEMFTLFGPQLVRDLHARGFEVFLDLKFHDIPNTTAHAVAAAAELGVWMVNVHASGGARMMTAAKQALLPYGSAAPLLIAVTVLTSMEAEDLRGIGIDVSPAEHAERLARLTRDCGLDGVVCSAHEAQRLKAACGQQFQLVTPGIRPEGSAAGDQRRIMTPVQAQAAGVDYMVIGRPITQSADPAATLRAIRTSLA from the coding sequence ATGAAGTCTGAAAATAACATTAATAACAATGACTTAAAATCATCTCCGATCGTCGTCGCGCTGGATTACGCCGACCGGGACGCCGCGCTGGCGTTCGCCGACCGTATCGATCCGCAGGACTGCCGGTTAAAAGTGGGCAAAGAGATGTTCACCCTGTTTGGGCCGCAGCTGGTGCGTGATCTGCACGCGCGCGGTTTCGAGGTATTCCTCGATCTGAAGTTTCACGATATTCCCAACACCACCGCGCACGCGGTGGCCGCGGCGGCTGAGCTGGGCGTTTGGATGGTCAACGTCCACGCCAGCGGCGGTGCGCGCATGATGACCGCCGCCAAACAGGCGCTGCTGCCGTATGGCTCTGCTGCGCCATTGCTGATAGCCGTGACCGTATTGACCAGCATGGAGGCGGAGGATCTGCGCGGCATCGGCATCGACGTCAGCCCGGCGGAACACGCCGAACGGCTGGCGCGCCTGACCCGAGACTGCGGTCTGGATGGCGTGGTGTGTTCCGCCCACGAAGCGCAGCGGCTGAAGGCGGCCTGTGGTCAGCAATTCCAGCTGGTGACGCCGGGCATTCGTCCTGAAGGCAGCGCCGCCGGCGATCAGCGCCGCATCATGACGCCGGTGCAGGCGCAGGCCGCCGGCGTTGATTACATGGTGATCGGCCGCCCGATCACCCAATCCGCCGATCCGGCCGCCACGCTGCGCGCCATCCGCACGTCACTGGCCTGA
- a CDS encoding formate C-acetyltransferase/glycerol dehydratase family glycyl radical enzyme, translated as MTTLDLTTLTERIRAHKNALIHIVKPPVCTERAQHYTEVYQRHQDKPLPVRRALALANHLAKRQIWIANDELIVGNQASELRAAPIFPEYTVSWIEDEIDRLADRPGAGFRVSEENKAVLRRICPWWRGQTVQDRCYGMFSDEQQALLASGIIKAEGNMTSGDAHLAVNFPRLLEQGLDGLRDQVKERCGRLRLTDWQDLHQEQFLQAIDIVLAALSEHILRFAHLAREMAQHEARGWRRAELLTIAESCELIAHRPPHSFRQALQLCYFIQLMLQIESNGHSVSFGRLDQYLYPWYRRDVELEQTLPREDAIELLHGCWLKLLEVNKIRSGSHSKASAGSPLYQNVTIGGQRLVNGRPVDAVNPLSYAILESCGRLRSTQPNLSVRYHAGMSGDFLDACVQVIRCGFGMPAFNNDEIVIPEFIKLGVEAQDAYDYAAIGCIETAVGGKWGYRCTGMSFINFARVLLAALEQGRDATSGKIFLPQEQALSRGNFSDFGQVMDAWDRQIRYYTRKSVEIECVVDSVLEENAPDILCSALVDDCIERGKSIKQGGAKYDWVSGLQVGIANLGNGLAAVRRLVFEQGVIGQQQLAAALANDFDGLDGERLRLRLLNAAPKYGNDVDEVDQLLVRAYRTYIEELKQYRNTRFGRGPIGGGYYAGTSSISANVPFGAATLATPDGRKAHAPLAEGASPASGTDHLGPTAVFNSLAKLPTAAILGGVLLNQKLNPATLDNPRDREKLMLMLRTFFESYRGWHVQYNIVSRETLLAARQHPDQYRDLVVRVAGYSAFFTALSPDAQDDIIARTEHTI; from the coding sequence ATGACCACGTTGGATTTGACTACCCTGACCGAACGCATTCGCGCGCATAAAAACGCGCTGATCCACATCGTCAAACCGCCGGTATGCACCGAACGGGCACAGCACTATACCGAGGTTTACCAGCGGCATCAGGACAAGCCGCTGCCGGTGCGCCGGGCGCTGGCGCTGGCCAATCACCTGGCGAAACGCCAGATTTGGATCGCCAACGATGAGCTGATCGTCGGCAATCAGGCCAGCGAACTGCGCGCCGCGCCGATCTTCCCGGAATATACCGTCAGCTGGATTGAGGACGAGATCGACCGCCTGGCCGATCGTCCCGGCGCCGGCTTCAGGGTCAGCGAGGAAAACAAGGCGGTGTTGCGGCGGATTTGCCCCTGGTGGCGCGGCCAGACGGTGCAGGACCGCTGCTATGGCATGTTCAGCGACGAGCAACAGGCGCTGCTGGCCAGCGGCATCATTAAAGCGGAAGGCAACATGACTTCCGGCGACGCCCACCTGGCGGTCAACTTCCCGCGGCTGCTGGAGCAAGGTCTCGACGGCCTGCGCGACCAGGTGAAGGAACGGTGCGGCCGCCTGCGCCTGACCGACTGGCAGGACCTGCACCAAGAGCAGTTTCTTCAGGCCATCGACATCGTGCTGGCGGCGCTGAGCGAACATATTCTGCGCTTTGCGCACTTGGCGCGCGAGATGGCGCAGCACGAAGCCCGCGGCTGGCGGCGTGCCGAGCTGCTGACCATCGCGGAAAGCTGCGAGTTGATTGCGCACCGGCCGCCGCACAGCTTCCGGCAGGCGCTGCAGCTGTGCTATTTCATCCAGCTGATGCTGCAGATCGAGTCCAACGGCCATTCGGTGTCGTTCGGCCGCCTCGACCAATATCTGTATCCCTGGTATCGCCGCGACGTGGAGCTGGAGCAAACCCTGCCGCGCGAAGACGCCATCGAGCTGCTGCACGGCTGCTGGCTGAAGCTGCTCGAGGTCAACAAAATCCGTTCCGGTTCGCACTCCAAGGCCTCGGCCGGCAGCCCGCTGTACCAGAACGTCACCATCGGCGGGCAGCGGCTGGTGAACGGCCGCCCCGTCGATGCGGTCAATCCCCTGTCTTACGCCATTCTCGAGTCCTGCGGGCGCCTGCGTTCCACTCAGCCTAACCTCAGCGTGCGCTATCACGCCGGCATGAGCGGCGACTTCCTCGACGCCTGCGTGCAGGTGATCCGCTGCGGCTTCGGCATGCCGGCGTTCAACAACGACGAAATCGTCATCCCCGAATTTATCAAGCTGGGCGTCGAAGCGCAGGACGCCTACGACTATGCCGCCATCGGCTGCATCGAGACCGCGGTCGGCGGCAAATGGGGCTACCGCTGCACCGGCATGAGCTTCATCAACTTCGCCCGGGTGCTGCTGGCGGCGCTGGAACAGGGGCGCGACGCCACCTCCGGCAAAATTTTCCTGCCGCAGGAGCAGGCGTTGTCCAGAGGCAATTTCAGCGACTTCGGGCAGGTGATGGACGCCTGGGACCGACAGATCCGTTACTACACCCGCAAATCAGTCGAGATTGAGTGCGTGGTTGACAGCGTGCTGGAGGAGAACGCGCCGGATATCCTCTGCTCGGCGCTGGTGGACGACTGCATAGAACGCGGCAAAAGCATCAAGCAAGGCGGCGCCAAATACGACTGGGTATCGGGCCTGCAGGTCGGCATCGCCAACCTGGGCAACGGCCTGGCGGCGGTGCGCAGGCTGGTGTTCGAGCAGGGCGTCATCGGCCAGCAACAGCTGGCGGCGGCGCTGGCGAACGATTTTGACGGGCTGGACGGCGAGCGGCTGCGGCTGCGCTTGCTCAACGCCGCGCCCAAATACGGCAACGACGTGGACGAGGTCGACCAACTGCTGGTGCGCGCCTACCGGACTTACATCGAAGAACTGAAGCAGTACCGCAACACCCGCTTCGGCCGGGGGCCGATCGGCGGCGGCTACTATGCCGGCACCTCCTCCATCTCGGCCAACGTGCCGTTCGGCGCGGCCACCCTGGCCACCCCGGACGGCCGCAAGGCGCACGCCCCGCTGGCGGAGGGCGCCAGCCCGGCCTCCGGCACCGACCATCTCGGCCCGACGGCGGTCTTCAACTCGCTGGCCAAGCTGCCGACCGCCGCGATCCTCGGCGGCGTGCTGCTCAATCAGAAGCTGAACCCCGCCACGCTGGACAACCCGCGCGATCGCGAGAAGCTGATGCTGATGTTGCGCACCTTCTTCGAGTCCTATCGCGGGTGGCACGTGCAGTACAATATCGTGTCGCGGGAAACGCTGCTGGCGGCCAGGCAACATCCTGACCAGTATCGTGATTTAGTGGTTCGGGTCGCTGGATATTCCGCGTTCTTTACCGCATTATCCCCTGACGCACAGGATGATATTATTGCGCGAACAGAACATACTATTTAA
- the yciH gene encoding stress response translation initiation inhibitor YciH: MNDDNSRLVYSTDSGRIKQEEAKPQRAKGDGIVRLQRQTSGRKGKGVCLITGVDLDDAALDKLAAELKKKCGCGGSVKDGVIEIQGDKRDLLKQLLEAKGMKVKLAGG; this comes from the coding sequence ATGAACGACGACAACAGCCGCCTGGTGTACTCCACCGACAGCGGGCGCATCAAACAGGAAGAGGCCAAGCCGCAGCGCGCCAAGGGCGACGGCATCGTGCGCCTTCAGCGCCAGACCAGCGGGCGCAAGGGCAAGGGCGTATGCCTGATCACCGGCGTGGATCTGGATGACGCGGCGCTGGACAAGCTGGCGGCCGAGCTGAAAAAGAAGTGCGGCTGCGGCGGTTCGGTCAAGGATGGCGTGATCGAAATCCAGGGCGATAAGCGCGACCTGCTGAAACAGCTGCTGGAAGCCAAGGGCATGAAGGTCAAGCTGGCGGGCGGTTAA
- the ribA gene encoding GTP cyclohydrolase II, which yields MQLKRVAEAKLPTPWGDFLMVGFEELATGHDHLALVFGDISGETPVLARVHSECLTGDALFSLRCDCGFQLEAALEHIAEEGRGILLYHRQEGRNIGLLNKIRAYALQDKGADTVEANHQLGFAADERDFTLCADMFKLLGVDAVRLLTNNPKKVEILTEAGINITERVPLIVGRNPKNERYLATKAAKMGHLLDQK from the coding sequence ATGCAGCTTAAACGGGTGGCAGAGGCTAAACTGCCGACACCTTGGGGCGACTTCCTGATGGTAGGATTCGAAGAATTGGCGACCGGTCACGACCATCTGGCGTTGGTTTTTGGTGATATTTCTGGCGAAACGCCGGTGCTCGCGCGCGTGCATTCCGAGTGTCTGACCGGTGACGCGTTGTTCAGCCTGCGCTGCGACTGCGGCTTCCAGCTGGAAGCCGCGCTGGAGCACATCGCCGAAGAAGGCCGCGGCATTCTGCTCTACCACCGTCAGGAAGGCCGCAATATCGGCCTGCTGAACAAGATCCGCGCCTATGCCCTGCAGGACAAGGGCGCCGATACCGTGGAAGCCAACCACCAGCTCGGCTTCGCCGCCGACGAACGCGACTTCACCCTGTGCGCCGACATGTTCAAGCTGCTGGGCGTAGACGCGGTGCGTTTGCTGACCAACAACCCGAAAAAGGTTGAGATCCTGACCGAGGCCGGCATCAACATCACCGAGCGCGTGCCGTTGATCGTCGGGCGCAACCCGAAGAACGAGCGTTATCTGGCCACCAAGGCCGCCAAAATGGGTCACCTGCTGGACCAGAAATAA
- a CDS encoding glycyl-radical enzyme activating protein, with the protein MIFNLQRYSTHDGPGIRSVVFLKGCPLACRWCQNPESRSRRAELLYDPRLCLSGCALCAERCPQGIRRTNGQPQLRRERLSAADYAALADCCPSGALSLCGSAVNLDDIMAEVLRDKPFYLRSGGGLTLSGGEPFLQPDVAAALLRRSREAGIHTAVGSCLHIPWSYIAPALPWLDLLLADLKHTDPARFRQWTGGSARRVMDNFRRLAAESVRMTVRVPLIPDFNADPQSIRSIVDFAADQIGVKEIHFLPYHTLGIHKYQLLGEPYRAARAPLDAPELLAYAEHYAGAKGLTAILRG; encoded by the coding sequence ATGATTTTCAATCTGCAACGCTATTCAACCCATGATGGGCCGGGCATTCGCAGCGTGGTGTTTCTGAAGGGCTGCCCGCTCGCCTGTCGCTGGTGCCAAAACCCGGAAAGCCGTTCGCGCCGAGCGGAGCTGCTGTACGATCCGCGGCTGTGCCTCAGCGGCTGCGCGCTGTGCGCCGAACGCTGTCCGCAAGGCATTCGGCGAACGAACGGCCAACCGCAGCTGCGGCGCGAACGCCTCAGCGCAGCAGACTACGCCGCCCTGGCGGACTGCTGCCCCAGCGGCGCGCTGAGCCTGTGCGGCAGCGCAGTCAACCTCGACGATATCATGGCCGAGGTGCTGCGGGATAAGCCTTTCTACCTGCGCAGCGGCGGTGGCCTGACGCTGTCCGGCGGCGAGCCCTTCCTGCAGCCGGACGTGGCGGCCGCGCTGCTGCGCCGCAGCCGCGAAGCCGGCATTCATACCGCCGTGGGATCCTGCCTGCATATCCCCTGGTCTTATATCGCGCCGGCGCTGCCCTGGCTTGACCTGCTGCTGGCCGACCTGAAACATACCGACCCGGCGCGTTTTCGCCAGTGGACCGGCGGCTCGGCGCGGCGGGTCATGGACAACTTTCGCCGGCTGGCGGCCGAGAGCGTGCGGATGACGGTGCGCGTGCCCTTGATCCCTGACTTCAACGCCGACCCTCAATCGATCCGCTCGATTGTCGACTTCGCCGCCGACCAGATCGGCGTGAAAGAAATCCACTTTTTGCCTTATCACACCTTGGGCATCCACAAATATCAGCTGCTCGGCGAACCCTACCGCGCCGCGCGCGCCCCGCTGGACGCGCCCGAACTGCTGGCCTATGCCGAGCACTACGCCGGCGCCAAGGGCCTGACCGCCATTTTACGAGGATAA
- the fsa gene encoding fructose-6-phosphate aldolase — protein sequence MELYLDTADVSAVKRLARILPLHGVTTNPSIVAKEGKPIWEVLPALRDALGGTGKLFAQVMASDAERMVAEAALLSQRVPGLVVKIPATAEGLAAIKKLKAMSIPTLGTAVYGAGQGLLAALAGAEYVAPYVNRLDAQGGDGIEMVHELQQLLSLHAPNARVLAASFKTPRQALECLLAGCQAITLPVEVAEQFLAAPAVQAAVEKFEQDWQGAFGTQLLS from the coding sequence ATGGAGCTTTATCTCGATACCGCCGACGTGAGCGCGGTAAAACGCCTGGCGCGCATTTTGCCGCTGCATGGCGTAACCACCAACCCGAGCATTGTGGCGAAAGAGGGCAAGCCGATTTGGGAAGTGCTGCCCGCGCTGCGCGACGCCCTGGGCGGCACCGGCAAGCTGTTCGCCCAGGTAATGGCCAGCGACGCGGAACGCATGGTGGCCGAGGCCGCGCTGCTGAGCCAGCGCGTGCCGGGGCTGGTGGTCAAAATCCCGGCGACCGCCGAAGGATTGGCGGCGATCAAGAAGCTCAAGGCGATGTCGATCCCCACGCTGGGCACCGCGGTCTACGGCGCCGGTCAGGGGCTGCTGGCGGCGCTGGCGGGGGCGGAGTACGTGGCGCCTTACGTCAATCGTCTCGACGCGCAGGGCGGCGACGGTATCGAAATGGTGCACGAGCTGCAGCAGCTGTTGAGCCTGCATGCGCCCAACGCCCGGGTGCTGGCGGCCAGCTTCAAAACCCCGCGTCAGGCGCTGGAGTGTCTGCTGGCGGGCTGTCAGGCCATCACGCTGCCGGTGGAGGTGGCGGAACAGTTCCTGGCGGCGCCGGCGGTGCAGGCCGCGGTGGAGAAATTTGAGCAGGACTGGCAGGGCGCTTTTGGCACTCAGCTGCTGAGCTGA
- the araD gene encoding L-ribulose-5-phosphate 4-epimerase, whose amino-acid sequence MLNDLKQQVLEANLALPRHHLVTFTWGNVSAVDRRQGLMVIKPSGVAYEAMTRNDMVVVELESGKVVEGEKKPSSDSDTHRALYLAFSGAGGIVHTHSRHATIWAQAGLDIPAWGTTHADYFYGDIPCTRPMSDDEINGRYEWQTGRVIVETFAQRGLDPASVPAVLVHSHGPFAWGPDADHAVHNAVVLEEVAYMGIFSRQLAPALANMQQTLLDKHYLRKHGEHAYYGQ is encoded by the coding sequence ATGCTCAACGATCTTAAACAACAGGTGCTGGAAGCCAATCTGGCGCTGCCGCGCCACCATCTGGTGACCTTCACCTGGGGCAACGTCAGCGCCGTCGATCGTCGGCAGGGGCTGATGGTCATCAAGCCGTCGGGCGTGGCCTATGAGGCGATGACCCGCAACGATATGGTGGTGGTGGAGCTGGAGAGCGGCAAGGTGGTGGAGGGCGAGAAGAAACCCTCGTCGGACAGCGATACCCACCGCGCGCTCTACCTGGCGTTCAGCGGTGCGGGCGGCATCGTGCATACCCATTCGCGCCACGCCACCATCTGGGCGCAGGCCGGGCTGGACATTCCCGCCTGGGGCACCACCCACGCCGACTATTTCTACGGCGACATTCCCTGCACGCGGCCGATGAGCGATGACGAAATCAACGGACGCTATGAATGGCAAACCGGGCGGGTGATCGTCGAAACCTTTGCGCAACGCGGCCTGGATCCGGCCAGCGTGCCGGCGGTGCTGGTGCATTCCCACGGGCCTTTCGCCTGGGGGCCGGATGCGGACCACGCGGTGCACAATGCGGTGGTGCTGGAAGAAGTTGCCTATATGGGGATATTTTCCCGGCAACTGGCGCCTGCGCTGGCGAACATGCAGCAAACGCTGCTGGACAAGCATTACCTGCGCAAGCACGGCGAACACGCCTATTACGGCCAGTAA
- the lapB gene encoding lipopolysaccharide assembly protein LapB has product MLELLFLLLPVAAAYGWYMGRRSAQQDKQQEANRLSREYVAGVNFLLSNQQDKAVDLFLDMLKEDSNTVEAHLTLGNLFRSRGEVDRAIRIHQALMESASLTFEQRLLAVQQLGRDYMAAGLYDRAEDMFSQLIGEEDFRISALQQLLVIHQATSDWLKAIDVAERLVKLGKEKQRVEIAHFYCELALQAMGSDDLDKAMSLLKRAAAADKQCARVSIMFGRIYMAQNDYGKAIESLQRVLSQDKELVSETLPMLHECYQHLPNQQQDWADFLKRCVEENTGATAELMLAEIIEQHEGRDVVQVYINRQLQRHPTMRVFYRLMDYHLADAEDGRAKESLLLLRDMVGEQIRTKPRYRCHKCGFTAHSLYWHCPSCRAWSSVKPIRGLDGQ; this is encoded by the coding sequence ATGTTAGAACTGCTGTTTCTGTTGCTGCCTGTGGCTGCCGCGTACGGTTGGTACATGGGGCGCAGAAGTGCTCAGCAGGATAAACAGCAGGAGGCTAACCGCCTGTCGCGCGAATACGTGGCCGGGGTGAACTTCCTGCTTTCCAACCAGCAGGACAAAGCGGTCGACCTGTTCCTCGACATGTTGAAAGAGGACAGCAATACCGTCGAGGCCCACCTGACGTTGGGTAACCTGTTCCGTTCGCGCGGCGAAGTCGACCGCGCTATCCGCATCCATCAGGCGCTGATGGAAAGCGCTTCTCTCACCTTCGAACAACGCCTGTTGGCGGTGCAGCAGCTGGGCCGCGACTATATGGCCGCCGGCCTGTACGATCGCGCCGAGGATATGTTCAGCCAACTGATTGGCGAAGAAGATTTCCGCATTTCAGCGCTGCAGCAGCTGTTGGTGATCCACCAGGCCACCAGCGACTGGCTGAAGGCGATCGACGTGGCCGAGCGGCTGGTCAAGCTGGGCAAGGAGAAACAACGCGTCGAGATCGCTCATTTTTACTGTGAGCTGGCGCTGCAGGCGATGGGCAGCGACGATCTCGACAAGGCGATGAGCCTGTTGAAGCGCGCCGCCGCGGCGGATAAACAGTGCGCGCGCGTGTCGATCATGTTCGGGCGCATATACATGGCGCAAAACGACTATGGCAAGGCGATAGAATCGCTGCAGCGGGTGCTGAGCCAGGATAAGGAACTGGTCAGCGAAACCCTGCCGATGCTGCACGAGTGCTACCAGCACCTGCCGAATCAGCAGCAGGATTGGGCCGACTTCCTCAAGCGTTGCGTGGAGGAAAACACCGGCGCCACCGCCGAGCTGATGCTGGCGGAGATTATCGAACAGCATGAGGGGCGCGACGTGGTGCAGGTGTACATCAACCGTCAGCTGCAGCGCCATCCTACCATGCGCGTATTCTACCGGCTGATGGATTACCATCTGGCGGACGCCGAAGACGGCCGGGCAAAAGAGAGCCTGCTGCTGCTGCGCGACATGGTCGGCGAACAGATCCGCACCAAGCCGCGTTACCGCTGCCACAAATGCGGTTTTACCGCCCATTCGCTTTACTGGCATTGCCCGTCATGCCGGGCCTGGTCATCGGTTAAACCGATCCGCGGCCTGGACGGGCAGTAG
- a CDS encoding LapA family protein, which produces MKYLLIFLLVLVIFVISVTLGAHNDQVVSFNYLIAQGDYRVSTLLAALFGAGFVLGWIICGLFYLRTRIALGRAERKIKRLELQLEQPAEPAAQPVVSKE; this is translated from the coding sequence GTGAAATATTTGCTGATTTTTTTGTTGGTTCTGGTGATCTTCGTGATTTCCGTCACGTTAGGCGCGCATAACGATCAGGTAGTGAGTTTTAACTACTTAATTGCGCAGGGCGACTATCGCGTTTCGACCCTGCTGGCTGCGCTGTTCGGCGCCGGTTTTGTCCTTGGCTGGATCATTTGCGGCCTGTTCTATCTGCGCACCCGCATTGCGCTGGGGCGCGCCGAACGCAAAATCAAAAGGCTGGAGCTGCAGCTTGAACAGCCTGCCGAGCCAGCGGCTCAGCCCGTTGTCAGCAAGGAATAA
- the pgpB gene encoding phosphatidylglycerophosphatase B, whose protein sequence is MYEIAKRTAGGALLLLLMPLAVWVSGWQWQPGGNERLLRGLYWVTETVTSPWGVLTSVILSAWFLWCLRFRLKAAIGLVILLSAAVLIGQGVKSLIKDRVQEPRPFVVWLEQNHGVDGKYFYSLHRKERSALVGEQLQDQPLVPSWLRKHWQFETGFAFPSGHTMFAATWALLGVGLLWPRRHYKTVALLMLWAAGVMGSRLLLGMHWPRDLAMATLISWLLVTVACWLAQRWFGPLAPPPQEQQEIAARKPEK, encoded by the coding sequence ATGTATGAGATAGCGAAACGCACCGCGGGCGGCGCTCTGCTGCTGCTGTTGATGCCCCTGGCGGTGTGGGTGTCCGGCTGGCAATGGCAGCCGGGCGGCAATGAACGGCTGCTCAGGGGGCTTTACTGGGTCACGGAAACCGTCACTTCGCCCTGGGGCGTTCTCACCAGCGTCATTCTCAGCGCCTGGTTTCTGTGGTGCCTGCGCTTTCGTCTCAAGGCGGCCATCGGCCTGGTGATTTTGCTTTCCGCCGCGGTATTGATCGGCCAGGGCGTCAAATCGCTGATAAAGGATCGGGTGCAGGAGCCGCGGCCGTTCGTGGTGTGGCTGGAGCAGAATCACGGCGTGGACGGAAAATACTTCTATTCGCTGCACCGCAAGGAGCGCAGCGCGCTGGTGGGCGAGCAGCTGCAGGATCAGCCGCTGGTGCCGAGCTGGCTGCGCAAGCACTGGCAGTTTGAAACCGGCTTCGCTTTCCCGTCGGGGCATACGATGTTCGCCGCCACCTGGGCGCTGCTGGGGGTGGGGCTGCTGTGGCCGCGCCGCCATTATAAAACCGTGGCGCTGCTGATGCTGTGGGCGGCCGGCGTCATGGGCAGCCGCCTGTTGCTGGGCATGCACTGGCCACGCGATCTGGCGATGGCGACGCTGATCAGCTGGCTGTTGGTCACCGTCGCCTGTTGGCTGGCGCAGCGCTGGTTCGGGCCATTGGCGCCGCCGCCGCAGGAACAGCAGGAAATTGCGGCGCGCAAGCCGGAGAAGTAA
- the bhsA gene encoding multiple stress resistance protein BhsA — translation MKSIKYFAAATAIALSSFATLAAEPVNLQQADGLTAAGVVSAGHATTLSGLEAKLAAKADAQGASSYRIVSAGGNNMLSGTAVIYK, via the coding sequence ATGAAAAGCATCAAATATTTTGCGGCCGCAACGGCCATCGCCCTGAGCTCTTTCGCCACCCTGGCCGCTGAGCCGGTTAACCTGCAGCAGGCCGACGGCCTGACCGCCGCCGGCGTCGTGTCCGCCGGCCATGCGACCACCCTCAGCGGCCTTGAAGCCAAACTGGCCGCCAAAGCCGACGCGCAAGGCGCCAGCAGCTATCGCATCGTCTCTGCAGGCGGCAACAACATGCTGAGCGGCACCGCGGTTATTTACAAATAA
- a CDS encoding Arc family DNA-binding protein, producing the protein MSEISTLTIKIPLELKEKIRAAAADNEFSLSAEVCQRLENSFAAPSKAAKKPAELQHDEIDNQGIEEQNEQPLSQKELKKLRQLLKSGAKGGKKK; encoded by the coding sequence ATGAGCGAGATATCTACACTAACCATTAAAATTCCTCTGGAACTTAAAGAGAAAATCCGCGCCGCCGCCGCCGACAACGAATTCTCGCTGAGCGCCGAAGTGTGCCAACGGCTGGAAAACAGCTTCGCCGCGCCGAGCAAAGCGGCCAAGAAGCCGGCCGAGCTGCAGCATGACGAGATTGATAATCAGGGTATCGAAGAGCAGAACGAGCAGCCGCTGAGCCAAAAGGAGCTGAAGAAACTGCGTCAGCTGTTGAAGAGCGGCGCCAAGGGCGGCAAGAAGAAGTAA
- the osmB gene encoding osmotically-inducible lipoprotein OsmB produces the protein MMIINKRFATAALALTLAFSLSACSNMSKRDRNTAIGAGAGAVGGAVLTDGSALGTLGGAAVGGIIGHQVGK, from the coding sequence ATGATGATTATCAATAAACGTTTCGCCACCGCCGCTCTGGCATTGACCCTGGCGTTTTCACTCAGCGCATGTTCCAACATGTCCAAGCGTGACCGTAACACCGCGATCGGTGCCGGCGCCGGGGCAGTCGGCGGCGCAGTGCTGACCGACGGCAGCGCATTGGGCACCCTGGGTGGGGCCGCCGTTGGGGGTATCATTGGTCATCAGGTGGGTAAATAA